A DNA window from Ahaetulla prasina isolate Xishuangbanna chromosome 7, ASM2864084v1, whole genome shotgun sequence contains the following coding sequences:
- the CPT1B gene encoding carnitine O-palmitoyltransferase 1, muscle isoform isoform X3, protein MAEAHQAVAFQFTVTPEGVDFRLSQEALKQIYLSGLHSWKKRFIRLKNSFLTGVYPGSPSGWLAITTVTVGSTWAHVDLSRGAISRIQRHLLTSCSRYFNLRQQTLLSALLFSTGVWVLGIWLRRQMLKLLLSYHGWMFEPHGKTSFSTKVWVALVKVMSGRHPLLYSFQTSLPKLPVPRVGDTIQRYLESVQPLLDKEKFEQMDSLARDFQQKVAPRLQKFLVLKSWWATNYVSDWWEEYIYLRGRGPIMVNSNYYLMDFLYITPTPIQAARAGNSVHAILKYRRQLDREELPPVMALGVVPMCSYQMERMFNTTRIPGKEADSLLHLADSRHLAVFHGGRFFKVWLYHGGKLLPPRDLEMQFQRILDDSSPPQPGELRLAALTAGSRVPWAEARAKFFSRGKNRASLDCIDRAAFFLALDEEAQGFSPEREESLSDYAKSLLHGRCYDRWFDKSFTLVVYPNGKLGGNAEHSWADAPVMGHLWEFMLATDQLQLGYCNGGHCQGVPNTDLLPPQRLMWDLPEECIRTIDASYDEAQALAEEVDFCCFCFSAFGKGRIKKCRTSPDSFIQIALQLAHFRDRGHFCLTYEASMTRLFREGRTETVRSCTSEATAFVRSMSDPNCSPLDRLQLFRAASEKHQQMYRLAMTGAGIDRHLFCLYVMSRYLGVKSPFLDKVLSEPWRLSTSQTPQQQIKMFSLEAYPDYVSSGGGFGPGLVLRS, encoded by the exons ATGGCGGAAGCCCACCAGGCGGTCGCCTTCCAGTTCACGGTCACTCCGGAGGGGGTGGATTTCCGGCTGAGCCAGGAAGCCCTAAAGCAGATCTACCTGTCGGGCCTCCATTCCTGGAAGAAACGGTTCATCCGGCTCAAG AACAGCTTCCTGACCGGGGTGTATCCCGGCTCCCCCTCTGGCTGGCTGGCCATCACCACCGTGACCGTGGGCAGCACTTGGGCCCACGTGGACCTCTCCAGGGGAGCCATCAGCAGAATCCAGAGGCACCTGCTCACCAG CTGTAGCCGCTACTTCAACCTTCGCCAGCAGACCTTGCTCAGTGCCCTGCTCTTCTCCACGGGCGTCTGGGTCCTCGGCATCTGGCTGCGCCGCCAGATGTTGAAGCTGCTGCTCTCCTACCACGGCTGGATGTTTGAGCCCCACGGCAAGACCAGCTTCAGCACCAAAGTCTGGGTG GCCCTGGTGAAGGTCATGTCCGGGCGCCACCCGCTGCTCTACAGCTTCCAGACCTCCTTGCCCAAGCTGCCAGTGCCCCGCGTGGGGGACACCATCCAGAGG TATCTGGAGTCTGTGCAGCCCTTGCTGGACAAGGAGAAGTTTGAGCAGATGGACAGCCTGGCCAGGGACTTCCAGCAGAAGGTGGCCCCCCGCCTCCAGAAGTTCCTAGTCCTCAAGTCCTGGTGGGCCACCAACTAC GTGAGCGACTGGTGGGAGGAGTACATCTACCTGCGGGGGAGGGGCCCCATCATGGTCAACAGCAACTACTACCTCATG GACTTTCTCTACATCACCCCGACGCCCATCCAGGCTGCCCGAGCAGGCAACTCCGTGCACGCCATCCTGAAGTACCGACGCCAGTTGGACCGGGAAGAGCTTCCGCCT GTGATGGCGCTGGGAGTGGTGCCCATGTGCTCCTACCAGATGGAACGGATGTTCAACACCACGCGCATCCCTGGCAAAGAGGCAG attCCCTCCTGCACCTGGCTGACAGCAGGCACCTGGCGGTCTTCCACGGAGGGCGGTTCTTCAAAGTTTGGCTCTACCATGGGGGGAAGCTGCTGCCCCCCCGGGACCTGGAGATGCAGTTCCAGCGCATCCTGGACGACTCCTCTCCTCCGCAGCCGGGGGAGCTGCGGCTGGCGGCCCTCACTGCGGGGAGCAG ggTGCCCTGGGCCGAGGCCCGTGCCAAATTCTTCAGCCGGGGCAAGAACAGGGCATCGCTGGACTGCATTGACCGAGCCGCCTTCTTCCTGGCGCTGGACGAAGAAGCGCAAGGCTTCAGCCCCGAGCGGGAAGAGAGCCTCAGCGACTACGCCAAGAGCCTCCTGCATGGACGCTGTTACGACCG GTGGTTCGACAAGTCCTTCACGCTGGTGGTCTATCCCAACGGCAAACTGGGGGGCAACGCTGAGCACTCGTGGGCCGACGCTCCTGTCATGGGGCACCTCTGGGAG TTCATGCTGGCGACAGACCAGCTCCAGCTAGGTTACTGCAATGGCGGGCACTGCCAGGGGGTGCCCAACACCGATCTCCTCCCCCCGCAGCGTTTGATGTGGGACCTTCCAGAAGAG TGCATCCGGACCATCGATGCGTCGTACGACGAGGCCCAAGCACTGGCGGAGGAAGTggacttctgctgcttctgcttcagCGCTTTCGGCAAAGGTCGGATCAAGAAATGCCGGACCAGCCCCGACAGCTTCATCCAGATCGCCCTGCAGCTGGCACACTTCCGG GACAGGGGCCACTTCTGCCTCACCTACGAGGCCTCCATGACGCGGCTCTTCCGTGAGGGCCGGACGGAGACCGTGCGCTCCTGCACCAGCGAGGCGACGGCCTTCGTGCGCAGCATGAGCGACCCGAACTGCAGC CCCCTGGACCGGCTGCAGCTCTTCCGGGCAGCGTCCGAAAAGCACCAGCAGATGTACCGCCTGGCCATGACGGGGGCCGGCATCGACCGGCATCTCTTCTGCCTCTACGTGATGTCGCGCTACCTCGGGGTGAAGTCTCCCTTTCTGGACAAG GTGTTGTCCGAGCCCTGGCGCCTCTCCACCAGCCAGACCCCCCAGCAGCAGATCAAGATGTTCAGCCTGGAGGCCTATCCTGACTACGTCTCTTCCGGTGGGGGCTTTGGGCCG GGGCTGGTCCTCCGGTCTTAG
- the CPT1B gene encoding carnitine O-palmitoyltransferase 1, muscle isoform isoform X1 produces MAEAHQAVAFQFTVTPEGVDFRLSQEALKQIYLSGLHSWKKRFIRLKNSFLTGVYPGSPSGWLAITTVTVGSTWAHVDLSRGAISRIQRHLLTSCSRYFNLRQQTLLSALLFSTGVWVLGIWLRRQMLKLLLSYHGWMFEPHGKTSFSTKVWVALVKVMSGRHPLLYSFQTSLPKLPVPRVGDTIQRYLESVQPLLDKEKFEQMDSLARDFQQKVAPRLQKFLVLKSWWATNYVSDWWEEYIYLRGRGPIMVNSNYYLMDFLYITPTPIQAARAGNSVHAILKYRRQLDREELPPVMALGVVPMCSYQMERMFNTTRIPGKEADSLLHLADSRHLAVFHGGRFFKVWLYHGGKLLPPRDLEMQFQRILDDSSPPQPGELRLAALTAGSRVPWAEARAKFFSRGKNRASLDCIDRAAFFLALDEEAQGFSPEREESLSDYAKSLLHGRCYDRWFDKSFTLVVYPNGKLGGNAEHSWADAPVMGHLWEFMLATDQLQLGYCNGGHCQGVPNTDLLPPQRLMWDLPEECIRTIDASYDEAQALAEEVDFCCFCFSAFGKGRIKKCRTSPDSFIQIALQLAHFRDRGHFCLTYEASMTRLFREGRTETVRSCTSEATAFVRSMSDPNCSPLDRLQLFRAASEKHQQMYRLAMTGAGIDRHLFCLYVMSRYLGVKSPFLDKVLSEPWRLSTSQTPQQQIKMFSLEAYPDYVSSGGGFGPVADDGYGVSYIIAGENLITFHVSSKFSSPETDSKRFGGNIRQAMVDIAALIDVQPRRMAR; encoded by the exons ATGGCGGAAGCCCACCAGGCGGTCGCCTTCCAGTTCACGGTCACTCCGGAGGGGGTGGATTTCCGGCTGAGCCAGGAAGCCCTAAAGCAGATCTACCTGTCGGGCCTCCATTCCTGGAAGAAACGGTTCATCCGGCTCAAG AACAGCTTCCTGACCGGGGTGTATCCCGGCTCCCCCTCTGGCTGGCTGGCCATCACCACCGTGACCGTGGGCAGCACTTGGGCCCACGTGGACCTCTCCAGGGGAGCCATCAGCAGAATCCAGAGGCACCTGCTCACCAG CTGTAGCCGCTACTTCAACCTTCGCCAGCAGACCTTGCTCAGTGCCCTGCTCTTCTCCACGGGCGTCTGGGTCCTCGGCATCTGGCTGCGCCGCCAGATGTTGAAGCTGCTGCTCTCCTACCACGGCTGGATGTTTGAGCCCCACGGCAAGACCAGCTTCAGCACCAAAGTCTGGGTG GCCCTGGTGAAGGTCATGTCCGGGCGCCACCCGCTGCTCTACAGCTTCCAGACCTCCTTGCCCAAGCTGCCAGTGCCCCGCGTGGGGGACACCATCCAGAGG TATCTGGAGTCTGTGCAGCCCTTGCTGGACAAGGAGAAGTTTGAGCAGATGGACAGCCTGGCCAGGGACTTCCAGCAGAAGGTGGCCCCCCGCCTCCAGAAGTTCCTAGTCCTCAAGTCCTGGTGGGCCACCAACTAC GTGAGCGACTGGTGGGAGGAGTACATCTACCTGCGGGGGAGGGGCCCCATCATGGTCAACAGCAACTACTACCTCATG GACTTTCTCTACATCACCCCGACGCCCATCCAGGCTGCCCGAGCAGGCAACTCCGTGCACGCCATCCTGAAGTACCGACGCCAGTTGGACCGGGAAGAGCTTCCGCCT GTGATGGCGCTGGGAGTGGTGCCCATGTGCTCCTACCAGATGGAACGGATGTTCAACACCACGCGCATCCCTGGCAAAGAGGCAG attCCCTCCTGCACCTGGCTGACAGCAGGCACCTGGCGGTCTTCCACGGAGGGCGGTTCTTCAAAGTTTGGCTCTACCATGGGGGGAAGCTGCTGCCCCCCCGGGACCTGGAGATGCAGTTCCAGCGCATCCTGGACGACTCCTCTCCTCCGCAGCCGGGGGAGCTGCGGCTGGCGGCCCTCACTGCGGGGAGCAG ggTGCCCTGGGCCGAGGCCCGTGCCAAATTCTTCAGCCGGGGCAAGAACAGGGCATCGCTGGACTGCATTGACCGAGCCGCCTTCTTCCTGGCGCTGGACGAAGAAGCGCAAGGCTTCAGCCCCGAGCGGGAAGAGAGCCTCAGCGACTACGCCAAGAGCCTCCTGCATGGACGCTGTTACGACCG GTGGTTCGACAAGTCCTTCACGCTGGTGGTCTATCCCAACGGCAAACTGGGGGGCAACGCTGAGCACTCGTGGGCCGACGCTCCTGTCATGGGGCACCTCTGGGAG TTCATGCTGGCGACAGACCAGCTCCAGCTAGGTTACTGCAATGGCGGGCACTGCCAGGGGGTGCCCAACACCGATCTCCTCCCCCCGCAGCGTTTGATGTGGGACCTTCCAGAAGAG TGCATCCGGACCATCGATGCGTCGTACGACGAGGCCCAAGCACTGGCGGAGGAAGTggacttctgctgcttctgcttcagCGCTTTCGGCAAAGGTCGGATCAAGAAATGCCGGACCAGCCCCGACAGCTTCATCCAGATCGCCCTGCAGCTGGCACACTTCCGG GACAGGGGCCACTTCTGCCTCACCTACGAGGCCTCCATGACGCGGCTCTTCCGTGAGGGCCGGACGGAGACCGTGCGCTCCTGCACCAGCGAGGCGACGGCCTTCGTGCGCAGCATGAGCGACCCGAACTGCAGC CCCCTGGACCGGCTGCAGCTCTTCCGGGCAGCGTCCGAAAAGCACCAGCAGATGTACCGCCTGGCCATGACGGGGGCCGGCATCGACCGGCATCTCTTCTGCCTCTACGTGATGTCGCGCTACCTCGGGGTGAAGTCTCCCTTTCTGGACAAG GTGTTGTCCGAGCCCTGGCGCCTCTCCACCAGCCAGACCCCCCAGCAGCAGATCAAGATGTTCAGCCTGGAGGCCTATCCTGACTACGTCTCTTCCGGTGGGGGCTTTGGGCCG GTGGCCGACGATGGCTACGGGGTCTCCTATATCATTGCTGGTGAGAACCTGATCACGTTTCATGTTTCCAGCAAGTTCTCCAGCCCTGAAACG gACTCCAAGCGCTTCGGGGGGAACATCCGTCAGGCCATGGTGGATATAGCCGCCCTGATAGACGTGCAGCCCAGGCGAATGGCCCGCTGA
- the CPT1B gene encoding carnitine O-palmitoyltransferase 1, muscle isoform isoform X2, whose translation MAEAHQAVAFQFTVTPEGVDFRLSQEALKQIYLSGLHSWKKRFIRLKNSFLTGVYPGSPSGWLAITTVTVGSTWAHVDLSRGAISRIQRHLLTSCSRYFNLRQQTLLSALLFSTGVWVLGIWLRRQMLKLLLSYHGWMFEPHGKTSFSTKVWVALVKVMSGRHPLLYSFQTSLPKLPVPRVGDTIQRYLESVQPLLDKEKFEQMDSLARDFQQKVAPRLQKFLVLKSWWATNYDFLYITPTPIQAARAGNSVHAILKYRRQLDREELPPVMALGVVPMCSYQMERMFNTTRIPGKEADSLLHLADSRHLAVFHGGRFFKVWLYHGGKLLPPRDLEMQFQRILDDSSPPQPGELRLAALTAGSRVPWAEARAKFFSRGKNRASLDCIDRAAFFLALDEEAQGFSPEREESLSDYAKSLLHGRCYDRWFDKSFTLVVYPNGKLGGNAEHSWADAPVMGHLWEFMLATDQLQLGYCNGGHCQGVPNTDLLPPQRLMWDLPEECIRTIDASYDEAQALAEEVDFCCFCFSAFGKGRIKKCRTSPDSFIQIALQLAHFRDRGHFCLTYEASMTRLFREGRTETVRSCTSEATAFVRSMSDPNCSPLDRLQLFRAASEKHQQMYRLAMTGAGIDRHLFCLYVMSRYLGVKSPFLDKVLSEPWRLSTSQTPQQQIKMFSLEAYPDYVSSGGGFGPVADDGYGVSYIIAGENLITFHVSSKFSSPETDSKRFGGNIRQAMVDIAALIDVQPRRMAR comes from the exons ATGGCGGAAGCCCACCAGGCGGTCGCCTTCCAGTTCACGGTCACTCCGGAGGGGGTGGATTTCCGGCTGAGCCAGGAAGCCCTAAAGCAGATCTACCTGTCGGGCCTCCATTCCTGGAAGAAACGGTTCATCCGGCTCAAG AACAGCTTCCTGACCGGGGTGTATCCCGGCTCCCCCTCTGGCTGGCTGGCCATCACCACCGTGACCGTGGGCAGCACTTGGGCCCACGTGGACCTCTCCAGGGGAGCCATCAGCAGAATCCAGAGGCACCTGCTCACCAG CTGTAGCCGCTACTTCAACCTTCGCCAGCAGACCTTGCTCAGTGCCCTGCTCTTCTCCACGGGCGTCTGGGTCCTCGGCATCTGGCTGCGCCGCCAGATGTTGAAGCTGCTGCTCTCCTACCACGGCTGGATGTTTGAGCCCCACGGCAAGACCAGCTTCAGCACCAAAGTCTGGGTG GCCCTGGTGAAGGTCATGTCCGGGCGCCACCCGCTGCTCTACAGCTTCCAGACCTCCTTGCCCAAGCTGCCAGTGCCCCGCGTGGGGGACACCATCCAGAGG TATCTGGAGTCTGTGCAGCCCTTGCTGGACAAGGAGAAGTTTGAGCAGATGGACAGCCTGGCCAGGGACTTCCAGCAGAAGGTGGCCCCCCGCCTCCAGAAGTTCCTAGTCCTCAAGTCCTGGTGGGCCACCAACTAC GACTTTCTCTACATCACCCCGACGCCCATCCAGGCTGCCCGAGCAGGCAACTCCGTGCACGCCATCCTGAAGTACCGACGCCAGTTGGACCGGGAAGAGCTTCCGCCT GTGATGGCGCTGGGAGTGGTGCCCATGTGCTCCTACCAGATGGAACGGATGTTCAACACCACGCGCATCCCTGGCAAAGAGGCAG attCCCTCCTGCACCTGGCTGACAGCAGGCACCTGGCGGTCTTCCACGGAGGGCGGTTCTTCAAAGTTTGGCTCTACCATGGGGGGAAGCTGCTGCCCCCCCGGGACCTGGAGATGCAGTTCCAGCGCATCCTGGACGACTCCTCTCCTCCGCAGCCGGGGGAGCTGCGGCTGGCGGCCCTCACTGCGGGGAGCAG ggTGCCCTGGGCCGAGGCCCGTGCCAAATTCTTCAGCCGGGGCAAGAACAGGGCATCGCTGGACTGCATTGACCGAGCCGCCTTCTTCCTGGCGCTGGACGAAGAAGCGCAAGGCTTCAGCCCCGAGCGGGAAGAGAGCCTCAGCGACTACGCCAAGAGCCTCCTGCATGGACGCTGTTACGACCG GTGGTTCGACAAGTCCTTCACGCTGGTGGTCTATCCCAACGGCAAACTGGGGGGCAACGCTGAGCACTCGTGGGCCGACGCTCCTGTCATGGGGCACCTCTGGGAG TTCATGCTGGCGACAGACCAGCTCCAGCTAGGTTACTGCAATGGCGGGCACTGCCAGGGGGTGCCCAACACCGATCTCCTCCCCCCGCAGCGTTTGATGTGGGACCTTCCAGAAGAG TGCATCCGGACCATCGATGCGTCGTACGACGAGGCCCAAGCACTGGCGGAGGAAGTggacttctgctgcttctgcttcagCGCTTTCGGCAAAGGTCGGATCAAGAAATGCCGGACCAGCCCCGACAGCTTCATCCAGATCGCCCTGCAGCTGGCACACTTCCGG GACAGGGGCCACTTCTGCCTCACCTACGAGGCCTCCATGACGCGGCTCTTCCGTGAGGGCCGGACGGAGACCGTGCGCTCCTGCACCAGCGAGGCGACGGCCTTCGTGCGCAGCATGAGCGACCCGAACTGCAGC CCCCTGGACCGGCTGCAGCTCTTCCGGGCAGCGTCCGAAAAGCACCAGCAGATGTACCGCCTGGCCATGACGGGGGCCGGCATCGACCGGCATCTCTTCTGCCTCTACGTGATGTCGCGCTACCTCGGGGTGAAGTCTCCCTTTCTGGACAAG GTGTTGTCCGAGCCCTGGCGCCTCTCCACCAGCCAGACCCCCCAGCAGCAGATCAAGATGTTCAGCCTGGAGGCCTATCCTGACTACGTCTCTTCCGGTGGGGGCTTTGGGCCG GTGGCCGACGATGGCTACGGGGTCTCCTATATCATTGCTGGTGAGAACCTGATCACGTTTCATGTTTCCAGCAAGTTCTCCAGCCCTGAAACG gACTCCAAGCGCTTCGGGGGGAACATCCGTCAGGCCATGGTGGATATAGCCGCCCTGATAGACGTGCAGCCCAGGCGAATGGCCCGCTGA
- the CPT1B gene encoding carnitine O-palmitoyltransferase 1, muscle isoform isoform X4, which produces MLKLLLSYHGWMFEPHGKTSFSTKVWVALVKVMSGRHPLLYSFQTSLPKLPVPRVGDTIQRYLESVQPLLDKEKFEQMDSLARDFQQKVAPRLQKFLVLKSWWATNYVSDWWEEYIYLRGRGPIMVNSNYYLMDFLYITPTPIQAARAGNSVHAILKYRRQLDREELPPVMALGVVPMCSYQMERMFNTTRIPGKEADSLLHLADSRHLAVFHGGRFFKVWLYHGGKLLPPRDLEMQFQRILDDSSPPQPGELRLAALTAGSRVPWAEARAKFFSRGKNRASLDCIDRAAFFLALDEEAQGFSPEREESLSDYAKSLLHGRCYDRWFDKSFTLVVYPNGKLGGNAEHSWADAPVMGHLWEFMLATDQLQLGYCNGGHCQGVPNTDLLPPQRLMWDLPEECIRTIDASYDEAQALAEEVDFCCFCFSAFGKGRIKKCRTSPDSFIQIALQLAHFRDRGHFCLTYEASMTRLFREGRTETVRSCTSEATAFVRSMSDPNCSPLDRLQLFRAASEKHQQMYRLAMTGAGIDRHLFCLYVMSRYLGVKSPFLDKVLSEPWRLSTSQTPQQQIKMFSLEAYPDYVSSGGGFGPVADDGYGVSYIIAGENLITFHVSSKFSSPETDSKRFGGNIRQAMVDIAALIDVQPRRMAR; this is translated from the exons ATGTTGAAGCTGCTGCTCTCCTACCACGGCTGGATGTTTGAGCCCCACGGCAAGACCAGCTTCAGCACCAAAGTCTGGGTG GCCCTGGTGAAGGTCATGTCCGGGCGCCACCCGCTGCTCTACAGCTTCCAGACCTCCTTGCCCAAGCTGCCAGTGCCCCGCGTGGGGGACACCATCCAGAGG TATCTGGAGTCTGTGCAGCCCTTGCTGGACAAGGAGAAGTTTGAGCAGATGGACAGCCTGGCCAGGGACTTCCAGCAGAAGGTGGCCCCCCGCCTCCAGAAGTTCCTAGTCCTCAAGTCCTGGTGGGCCACCAACTAC GTGAGCGACTGGTGGGAGGAGTACATCTACCTGCGGGGGAGGGGCCCCATCATGGTCAACAGCAACTACTACCTCATG GACTTTCTCTACATCACCCCGACGCCCATCCAGGCTGCCCGAGCAGGCAACTCCGTGCACGCCATCCTGAAGTACCGACGCCAGTTGGACCGGGAAGAGCTTCCGCCT GTGATGGCGCTGGGAGTGGTGCCCATGTGCTCCTACCAGATGGAACGGATGTTCAACACCACGCGCATCCCTGGCAAAGAGGCAG attCCCTCCTGCACCTGGCTGACAGCAGGCACCTGGCGGTCTTCCACGGAGGGCGGTTCTTCAAAGTTTGGCTCTACCATGGGGGGAAGCTGCTGCCCCCCCGGGACCTGGAGATGCAGTTCCAGCGCATCCTGGACGACTCCTCTCCTCCGCAGCCGGGGGAGCTGCGGCTGGCGGCCCTCACTGCGGGGAGCAG ggTGCCCTGGGCCGAGGCCCGTGCCAAATTCTTCAGCCGGGGCAAGAACAGGGCATCGCTGGACTGCATTGACCGAGCCGCCTTCTTCCTGGCGCTGGACGAAGAAGCGCAAGGCTTCAGCCCCGAGCGGGAAGAGAGCCTCAGCGACTACGCCAAGAGCCTCCTGCATGGACGCTGTTACGACCG GTGGTTCGACAAGTCCTTCACGCTGGTGGTCTATCCCAACGGCAAACTGGGGGGCAACGCTGAGCACTCGTGGGCCGACGCTCCTGTCATGGGGCACCTCTGGGAG TTCATGCTGGCGACAGACCAGCTCCAGCTAGGTTACTGCAATGGCGGGCACTGCCAGGGGGTGCCCAACACCGATCTCCTCCCCCCGCAGCGTTTGATGTGGGACCTTCCAGAAGAG TGCATCCGGACCATCGATGCGTCGTACGACGAGGCCCAAGCACTGGCGGAGGAAGTggacttctgctgcttctgcttcagCGCTTTCGGCAAAGGTCGGATCAAGAAATGCCGGACCAGCCCCGACAGCTTCATCCAGATCGCCCTGCAGCTGGCACACTTCCGG GACAGGGGCCACTTCTGCCTCACCTACGAGGCCTCCATGACGCGGCTCTTCCGTGAGGGCCGGACGGAGACCGTGCGCTCCTGCACCAGCGAGGCGACGGCCTTCGTGCGCAGCATGAGCGACCCGAACTGCAGC CCCCTGGACCGGCTGCAGCTCTTCCGGGCAGCGTCCGAAAAGCACCAGCAGATGTACCGCCTGGCCATGACGGGGGCCGGCATCGACCGGCATCTCTTCTGCCTCTACGTGATGTCGCGCTACCTCGGGGTGAAGTCTCCCTTTCTGGACAAG GTGTTGTCCGAGCCCTGGCGCCTCTCCACCAGCCAGACCCCCCAGCAGCAGATCAAGATGTTCAGCCTGGAGGCCTATCCTGACTACGTCTCTTCCGGTGGGGGCTTTGGGCCG GTGGCCGACGATGGCTACGGGGTCTCCTATATCATTGCTGGTGAGAACCTGATCACGTTTCATGTTTCCAGCAAGTTCTCCAGCCCTGAAACG gACTCCAAGCGCTTCGGGGGGAACATCCGTCAGGCCATGGTGGATATAGCCGCCCTGATAGACGTGCAGCCCAGGCGAATGGCCCGCTGA
- the LOC131202483 gene encoding rheacalcin-1-like, giving the protein MAAFSLGLLICLVLVPFKADAQAGPCPGGWLSYNGHCYGYFEQEVNWQQAETFCQSHNGHLASIQTREEHQAVANFLTKAQWWEHEDVWLGLFLPSNSRTWAWVDGSPVGYTAWEKHYRRSWKTCAALDDSYGFMLWDDDSCYDRNPFLCKSLAAAAPTQAPEGGQAGQP; this is encoded by the exons ATGGCCGCTTTCAGCCTTGGCCTCTTGATCTGCCTGGTGCTTGTACCCTTCAAGGCCG atgCCCAAGCTGGCCCCTGTCCCGGTGGCTGGCTCTCCTACAACGGCCACTGCTATGGTTACTTTGAGCAGGAGGTGAACTGGCAACAGGCTGAG acctTCTGCCAAAGCCACAACGGCCACCTGGCCTCCATCCAGACCCGCGAAGAGCACCAAGCCGTGGCCAACTTCCTGACAAAGGCTCAATGGTGGGAGCACGAAGACGTCTGGCTGGGACTCTTCCTCCCATCCAAT AGCCGAACCTGGGCTTGGGTGGACGGCAGCCCCGTGGGCTACACCGCCTGGGAAAAGCATTACCGTCGCTCCTGGAAGACGTGTGCTGCCCTGGATGACTCTTATG GGTTCATGCTGTGGGATGACGACTCCTGCTACGACCGGAACCCCTTCCTCTGCAAGAGCTTGGCAGCGGCTGCCCCCACCCAGGCCCCGGAGGGAGGCCAGGCTGGCCAGCCCTGA
- the LOC131202482 gene encoding uncharacterized protein LOC131202482 has product MKPLGEIISGFGVRYQLYADDTQLYFSTPGHPNETIEMLSRCLEAVRVWMGRNRLKLNPSKTEWLWMLASRYSQLSPRLTVGGESLALMEMVRNLGVLLDERLSFEDHLTAVSRRAFYQVRLVRQLRPFLDQDALCTVTHALVTSRLDYCNALYMGLPLKGIRRLQLVQNAAARVIEGAPRGSRVTPILHRLHWLPVAFRMRFKVLVTTFKALHGIGPGYLRDRLLLPNTSH; this is encoded by the coding sequence atgaagccgctgggtgagatcatcagtggcttcggtgtgaggtaccagctgtacgcggatgacacccagctgtacttttccacaccgggccaccccaacgaaactatcgaaatgctgtcccggtgtttggaagccgtacgggtctggatggggagaaacaggctcaagctcaacccctccaagacagagtggctgtggatgctggcatcccggtacagtcagctgagtccacggctgactgttgggggcgagtcattggccctgatggagatggtgcgcaacttgggtgtcctcctggatgaacggctgtcttttgaagatcacttgacggccgtctccaggagagctttttaccaggttcgcctggtgcgccagttgcgcccctttctagaccaggatgccctatgcacggtcactcacgccctcgtgacgtctcgcctggattactgcaatgctctctacatggggctccccttgaagggcatccggaggctgcagttagtccagaatgcggctgcgcgggtgatagagggagcccctcgtggctcccgtgtgacacctatcctgcacagactgcactggctacctgtggccttccggatgcgcttcaaggttttggtaaccacctttaaagcgctccatggcatagggccgggttatctacgggaccgcctactgctaccgaatacctctcactga